The Candidatus Paceibacterota bacterium genomic sequence TCAAACGATCGGCCTCACGAGGCTTTACGGAAATATTACCGCCGTGGACCGGCTGGACCTGACGGTGAACAAAGGCGACCTGTTCGGCTTCATCGGGTCGAACGGTGCGGGCAAAACCACCACACTGCGCATCCTGGCCACGTTCCTGGCGCCCTCGGCCGGCACCGCGAAGATTCTCGGCCGCGATGTGGTGGCTGAGGCGGACGCGGTGCGGCATGTGATCGGCTACATGCCGGACTTCTTCGGCGTGTACAAGGACATGGAAGTGACGGAGTACCTGGATTTCTTCGGGGCTTGCTACAAAATCCCCACAGCGCAGCGGGAGAAGACGGTGAACGACGTGCTGGAGCTGGTGGGGCTGACGGAGAAGAAAGGGGCGCTTATCGGCGCGCTGAGCCGGGGCATGCAGCAGCGGCTGGGGCTGGCACGGGTGCTGATCCACGACCCGCAGTTGCTGCTGCTGGACGAGCCCGCCAGCGGCCTCGATCCGCGGGCGCGCATCGAGATGATGGCCATCCTGCAGGAGCTGCAGCGCCTGGGCAAAACCATTATCATCTCCTCGCACATCCTGAGCGAGCTGCAAACCTTGTGCAACCGCGTGGCCATTATTGAGAAGGGCCGGCTGATCTACAGCGGCGCGGTGCAGGGCGTGCGGGACCAGATGTCGCAGGGGCGGGTCGTGTGGGTGCGCGTTTCCAGCGACCAGGCGCAGGCCATCGAGCTGCTCAAGGCGCGCCAGGAGATCGCCGAAGTGGCGGCGGCGGATGGAGAGATCAAGGTGACGCTGGCCAGCCCGGAGGTCGAACACAGCATTGTGGCGGACATCCTGGTGCGCGGCGGGGCGAAACTGGTCGAATTGCGCGAGGACGAAATCGGCCTGGAGGAGGTGTTTATGCGCGTGACGCGCGGGGAGACGCAGTGAGCGATGATCATTTCGCTGCTCCTTCACTCCGTTCCTCCCGATGACCTTTCTGCCCATTCTCGAGCGCGAATTGCGCGTGCGGGCGCGTAGCCGGGCCGCTTACTGGACTCGCTTTGCGGTGGCGCTGGCGGGGATGTTGGTCTGTGTGCCCCAGTTGATGTCGCCGTGGCCATTCAGCGCTTCGGCGAACATCGGACGGGGCCTGCTCGATGCCGTCGTGAGCGCTGCTTTCCTGGTCGGTTGCGCCTCTTGCCTTCTCACGGCCGATATCCTCAGCTCGGAACGTCGGCAAGGAACGCTGGGCTTATTGTTGCTGACTCGAGTTGGTGTTTTCGATGTGCTGATGGGGAAGCTGGGCTCAGCTGGCTTAACCAGCCTGTGTGCGCTGGTGGCGCTGCTGCCGATGCTGATGCTGCCGGTAATCGCTGGAGGCGTGACCGGTGGCGAGGCATTCCGCAAAGGGTTGGTGCTGCTCGATGCGCTGTTTGTGGCACTGGCTGCGGGGTTGTGGGCTTCGGCACGCGGTCACGAATGGCGGAAGACCGCACGGAACGCGTTGATCGTGGTGGCAGCCGTCGTCCTGGTGCCCTGTTCGGTGGGGGTGCTGTGCGGAAAGTTCGGCGCGGCAGGAGCCGACATCGCATTGCTGAGCCCACTCTGGACCCTGGTTGTTGCCGGAGATGGAATGTACAAAGTGGCTGCAGCGAACTACTGGATTTCGCTGCTGCTGGTTCACGCGACAGGGTGGGCGCTGCTGGCCGGCGCGGTCTTTCGGCTGCGGCGCGGATGGCGGGAAGACAGGGGCGAAACATCGGGGACCGCGCCAGCCACGATCGCCCAGCGTGAGACGACAGCCGCCAGATCTTCGCACTGCCCCCTGGATGACAGCACAAATCCCATCGTCTGGCTGCTTGGACGCCAACGCGGCTTGAAAGCCATCCTCTGGGCAGGGGCGATCGTGGGTTTTTCGACCAGCGGAGTAGCTCTGGTTATGGTTCGTCTCGCAGGCGTAAGGTTCTATGAGGGCACGGCACGGCCATTGATACTGGGGATGGCGCTAATCGGCAGCGCTTTGTTCGCCTGGGCGGCCAGCCGTTTCTTCGTCGCGGCACGGGGGACGGGGGCACTCGAATTGCTGCTGACCACGCCTCTCGGCGCCAGGCAGATTGTCTCGAAGCAATGGGAAGTATTGCGGCGCGCGCTCCTCTGGCCCCTGGTGGCCATGATCGCGCCAACCATCCTTAATCTGGGATTCTTCTTAGTTCAGCAAGCCGGAGTTGTTGGCCCACTCCCCTCGTTCTGGCTGCAATACACGGGTTCGGTGCTGATCGGCTGTATGCACATCGTCCTTCAGGTCTGGGCGCTTTGCTGGCTGGGAATGTGGTTCGGTCTCAGGACGGGCAGCCAGGCCCGGGCGATTGTTTGGACGGTGATCTTGGCTAACGCCATCCCACACTTGATCACCGTTGTGGGCTGGATGCTAATCGCCGCGTTGAACGGTTCGTTCTACAGCGGGAATTCACTTTCTTTCACGATTCTGCTGTGGTTGCTGCACATCCTGAACCCGCTGCTTTATCTCGGGCTGATTCGATTTGCCCGGCGCCGGCTGTTGGGCGAGCTGGCGACAACTGAAATGCCGGGGTTCAACTTGCTCGAATCCATCTCTGCCACAGCACGAGGCGCCGCCTCGGCCTGGCGCAAGGCAAGGCACTGGACGCCCTCATGACGGTCCTGCCTGTAATTGCGCGCGAGTTGCGCGTCTCGGCGCGGCAGCCCTTCACTTACTCCCTGCGGGTGCTGGGGGTGGTCGTGCTGCTGCTGGCGGGCGTGTTGTTTGGCTTGCGGTTTGGGTACGCGCCCACGGTCGGGCGCCCGTTATTCTCGGCGCTCCACGTCACGCTCTTTGCCGCGATCTGGGTGCTGGTGCCGATGCTCACGGCGGACTGTATCAGCCGGGAACGGCGCGAAGGCACGTTGGGACTGCTCTTCCTGACGCCGCTGAAAGGGGCTGACATTGTCCTGGCCAAAGGACTGGCGCACGGATTGCGGGCAGTGACCCTGGGGCTGGCGGTGGTGCCGGTGCTGGCCATCCCGTTTCTGATGGGCGGGGTGAGTTGGGCCGAGGCGGCGCTGTCCGTGATCGTGAACGCCGGCGCGATGTGCCTGGCCCTGGCGGCCGGACTGCTGGCTTCGGCGTGGAACAAAACCTGGTCGCGGGCACTGGTCGGGGCGGCGCTGCTGGCGTCCGCCTTCTTGCTGCTCCAGGTTACCGGAGTGGGTTGGCTGCGGATCCAAACCTTCAGGCCCGGATTCCCGCTGTTCGAGTTCAATTGGGACCATGTGCTCGCGCTTGGCTTGGGGCTTGTCGCAAACACCGCCGACCCCTGGGCCAACTCACCCGGATGGATGGCATCCACCAGCCAATCCCTCCGAATCCTAGGACAAACCGCCGCCTGCTCTTTGTTGGTCTTGTTCTTCGCAGTGCTGGCGGCGGGGGCCTGGATCCGGCGCTCCTGGCGGGAGGAACCGACCCCTCGCTGGCTGGTTTGGCTGGAGCGGATATTCTGCACGCCGATGCTGTGGCTGACGTTCTTTCACCATTGGATGCACCGGAAACTGGAGTGTAATCCCATCGGCTGGCTGGAGCAGCGGACCTGGAGCGGACGGTTGGTGACCTGGGGCTGGGTAGCCGTGTTGATCTCGGTTTACAGCACGATTTTGACCGACCGGCACTTCTTCTGGGTGACCAACGCCATACAGGAGATGATGGCCTGGCTGCTGGCCGGGAGCATTGGCGCCAGCGCGGCGGGGAGCTTCCGGCGCGAGCGGGAAACCGGCCTGCTGGAACTGTTGCTGGTTTCGCCATTGAGCGAAAGGCAGATCATCTCAGGGCGGCTCCGCGGCCTGTGGAGTCAGTTCCTGCCGGCCGCCGGGTTGCTCCTGGCCGTCTGGCTGTATACCTCCAGCTTCCAGCCGAACCGCCGCGGCGCGGGAGTGCTGTTGTTCTATGCAGTGACATTTCTGAACGTGCCGGTTTTCGGGCTGTACTACTCCTTGCGCTGCCGCAATTTCCTCACCGCGCTCCTCTTCACAATCGGTGCAGGGATGTTCCTGCCACTTGGGCTGGCGGAACTGATCACCTTCCTGCGCCACGCTTATGCGAGCCCGGCCTCCGCTTATTCGCCAGGACTGCACGCCTCGGTGCTGGCCGCCGCCTGCCAGGTTCTCCTGGCGGGGACTTGCTGGTGGTGGCTCTACCGCCGGCTTAAGCAAAGGGCTTTCCCTCTGGAGCGAACACCGGGATAGTAGGGCAGCCAAATGAGCCCATTCGACACAACACGTCCATGACCTGGCTGCCCATCGTCGCACGAGAATTGCGAGTCGCCTCGCGACGGCCCGGCACCTACCGGGTGCGCTGGGGCGCGGGGCTGGGCCTCATTCTGGTTGCCGCGTGGTTCTTCCTGAGGAACCAGCACCTGCCGGCGGAGCACATCGCCATGGGCCTGTTCCTGATACTGACGGGTGGCGCGGTGTTGTGCTGCCTCCTGAGCGGCGTGTGGTTCACGGCCGACTGTCTGAGCGAAGAGAAGCGCGAAGGGACGCTCGGCCTGCTGTTTCTGACGGACCTGAAAGGCTACGACGTAGTGCTGGGCAAACTCGCGGCCACTTCACTGGGCGCTCTATACGCCGTGCTGGCGGCGGTGCCGATCCTGGCCCTGCCGCTCCTGTTGGGTGGCGTCACGGGGGGCGAATTCGCGCGCATGGCCCTGGTGGCGATTAACACCCTCTTCTTCTCCCTCACGCTCGGGCTATGCGTGTCGGCCCTGAGTCGCTCCCAGCGCAGCGCCATGACCAGGACGCTATTGCTCGTTCTCCTCTTTGCAGCCGTCCTGCCAGCGTGCGGGGCGTGCCTTACACTTTCTGGCGCGACGCCAAAAACTGGCAGGAGCTGGCTCATGGCAAGCCCCTTCTACACCCAGTACCACGCGCTGGACCAACAGTTCTCGGCCTCGCCGGGAGACTTCTGGTGGTCGGTGGCGGTCATTCACGGGCTGGGTTGGACGTGCTTGCTCTTGGCAAGTGGGATTGTGCCTCACACGTGGCAGGACCGGCCGGCCGGAGCGCGCGCGCTGCGTTGGCGCGAACGCTGGCGGACGTGGACTTACGGCAACCAGACGGACCGCGCCCTCTTCCGTGAACGATTGATGGACCGGAGCGCCTGCTTCTGGCTGACAGCGCGAGCGAGATGGAAGCCGGCATCGGTTTGGGCCGTGCTCGGAGTAGTAGCCTGCGGGTGGGGCTGGGGCCTGGCCAAATGGCACCGCCACTGGCTGGACGAAAGCACCCTTATCCTGACCGGTTTGCTGTTGAATTACCTCCTCAAGGTGTGGTTCGCGCTGGAAGCGGGGCGGCAATTGAGCGACGACCGCAAAGCAGGCGCATTGGAGCTGTTGCTATCCACACCGCTGACGGTGAAGGAGATTCTGCACGGCCACTTGCTGGCGTTGCGCCGCCAGTTTCAATGGCCCGTGACAGTCGTGCTGCTGGTGTGCTTTCTTTTCATGATCCTTGGCGCGCTCGATGCCAATTTGCGGCCTGACACGGAGCACCCTGCTCTGTGGATCCTGCTCTGGGCAGCCGGCATGGTTATCCTGGTCGCCGACCTGGCCGGTCTTTACTGGCTTGGCATGTGGCGCGGGCTCACGGCAAAGGGTCCGATCCACGCCGCCGGGGTGAACATGGCGTGCATCCTCTTGTTGCCGTGGGGCATTGCCCTGATAGCGATAGTGCCACCATCCCTTGGCGGGTTGGGCGGAGTGGAGACGCGGAACGAAAAGTACGTGCTGGGCCTGTGGGTTGGCTTGTGCCTGGCCGTGGATCTGGGTTTCGGCCTGTGGGCCCGGCGCAAGTTGCACGCCGAGTTCCGCCGGGCCGCCGCCCGCGGATACGAGCCGCGCCCGAAATTCTGGAAACGCTAGCTGGCCTGGCCATGACTTTCCTCCCCATCGTGGACCGGGAACTGCGCGTGGCAGCGCGGCGCCGGATCACCTATCGCATCCGCACCTGGGCGGCTATCATTGCGCTGGTGGTGGGGTTCTTCGCATTCTTCCCTGCGGTGCTGGCGGGGGCTTACGGCAGCACCGGCAAGTCGCTCTACACCGCGCTGACCAATTCCGTGTTCGGCCTGTGCCTGCTGGCCGGGGTCTTGTTCACCGCCGACTGCCTGAGTGAGGAAAAGCGCGAGAGCACATTGGGGCTTCTGTTCCTTACCGATCTGCGGGGCTACGATGTCGTGCTGGGGAAGTTCATGGCCATGTCGCTCAACGCCTTTTACGGGCTGCTGGCCATTCTGCCCATCACCGGGCTCTCGCTGCTGTTGGGCGGGTTGACCGGTGGGGAGTTTTGGCGGACAACCCTGGCACTGGTAAACGTGCTCTTCGTCTCCCTGGCCGCCGGGATATGCGTCTCGGCGTTCGGACGCGAGTCACAACGGGTAATGGGCGCCACGTTGGGATTGGTGATCCTGCTGGCCGCCGGCCCCTCCCTGGCCGCCCTCATTGGACGCGCCCTGCGTCTGCCGCTGCAATGGGAATGTTGGGCGTGGATTAGCCCTTACCAGGCCTTTTCGAACGCCCTCGAGCCGGATTACCTGAGACAGCCCGGGATGTTCTGGCGGGCATTGGCCGTCTCGCACGGGGTCGGATGGCTTCTGCTGGCGCTGGCCAGCACGGTGTTGCCGCATCGCTGGGAAGAACGGGCGGCAGCAGGCGGAGCCGGCGGACTGCTGCGCCGGTGGGCGCAGCCGACCAGGAGCGGGATTGGCGCGCGGGCGAAAGCACGCCAGGAATTGCTGCCGGTCAATCCCGTGCTTTGGCTGCTGAGCAGCGGCCCGGACCTGCGCCGGCTCGCCTGGATCATCGTATGCGCATGGGGTGTGGTAGTCCTGGCGACCACCTTGTTCGCGCCCAACGAAGGGGGCGTGTTCGCCCTGGGCATGTACGGCGTGCGACCCTTCGGATTTCTGCTCAAGTGGCTGCTTGCCCTCCAGGCCTGCCGCTTCTTCGTCGAGGCCCGGCGCAACGGTACCCTCGAGACGTTGCTCTGCACCCCGGTGACGAGCCGGGACATCATACGCGGCCAGGTCCTTGCCTTGCGGCGGGACTTTCAGCGGCCCGTCATCATCTTTCTCGTACTGCTCTTCGTCCCGGCGGTGGTTCGCCTGCTGGCAGTGGGTAGCTCGGGTTCCTCGGAACTGGGAATGGCGGCCCTTGGGTTGGGTTTGGGCGGCATCTACAGCCTGCGGATGCTGGCCGATTGCTATGCCCTCGGCGCCTTCGGCATGTGGCTGGCGCTGACCGTCAAGAAGCCCGGGCTGGCGCCCGGTTTCACCATCTTGTTCGTGCTGCTCCTCCCCTCGGCGCTCTGCTGGCTGGATATTTTCGCCGACATTGTCTTCATCCTGTGGGGCGTCACCAAACTCAAGCAGTCCGACCTTCGCTCCCTTCTGGCACAACAATATCAGCCAGTAACCGATGATATCAGGCCCCGCTCCCAGCCGCCATCCCCCCCGGAAGCCGCTTAAGTCCTCCAACCTCAGTTACTTAGGCGGCTCACCTGGGAACCACACCGTATCCTCACCGTATCCTCACCGTCTCCACACCGTGGATACAGCCTTGACACCTTCGGGGGAAACCCTTCAGAAACCACTGTA encodes the following:
- a CDS encoding ABC transporter ATP-binding protein — encoded protein: MNDSAPPIPAVQTIGLTRLYGNITAVDRLDLTVNKGDLFGFIGSNGAGKTTTLRILATFLAPSAGTAKILGRDVVAEADAVRHVIGYMPDFFGVYKDMEVTEYLDFFGACYKIPTAQREKTVNDVLELVGLTEKKGALIGALSRGMQQRLGLARVLIHDPQLLLLDEPASGLDPRARIEMMAILQELQRLGKTIIISSHILSELQTLCNRVAIIEKGRLIYSGAVQGVRDQMSQGRVVWVRVSSDQAQAIELLKARQEIAEVAAADGEIKVTLASPEVEHSIVADILVRGGAKLVELREDEIGLEEVFMRVTRGETQ
- a CDS encoding ABC transporter permease subunit gives rise to the protein MTVLPVIARELRVSARQPFTYSLRVLGVVVLLLAGVLFGLRFGYAPTVGRPLFSALHVTLFAAIWVLVPMLTADCISRERREGTLGLLFLTPLKGADIVLAKGLAHGLRAVTLGLAVVPVLAIPFLMGGVSWAEAALSVIVNAGAMCLALAAGLLASAWNKTWSRALVGAALLASAFLLLQVTGVGWLRIQTFRPGFPLFEFNWDHVLALGLGLVANTADPWANSPGWMASTSQSLRILGQTAACSLLVLFFAVLAAGAWIRRSWREEPTPRWLVWLERIFCTPMLWLTFFHHWMHRKLECNPIGWLEQRTWSGRLVTWGWVAVLISVYSTILTDRHFFWVTNAIQEMMAWLLAGSIGASAAGSFRRERETGLLELLLVSPLSERQIISGRLRGLWSQFLPAAGLLLAVWLYTSSFQPNRRGAGVLLFYAVTFLNVPVFGLYYSLRCRNFLTALLFTIGAGMFLPLGLAELITFLRHAYASPASAYSPGLHASVLAAACQVLLAGTCWWWLYRRLKQRAFPLERTPG
- a CDS encoding ABC transporter permease subunit, whose protein sequence is MTWLPIVARELRVASRRPGTYRVRWGAGLGLILVAAWFFLRNQHLPAEHIAMGLFLILTGGAVLCCLLSGVWFTADCLSEEKREGTLGLLFLTDLKGYDVVLGKLAATSLGALYAVLAAVPILALPLLLGGVTGGEFARMALVAINTLFFSLTLGLCVSALSRSQRSAMTRTLLLVLLFAAVLPACGACLTLSGATPKTGRSWLMASPFYTQYHALDQQFSASPGDFWWSVAVIHGLGWTCLLLASGIVPHTWQDRPAGARALRWRERWRTWTYGNQTDRALFRERLMDRSACFWLTARARWKPASVWAVLGVVACGWGWGLAKWHRHWLDESTLILTGLLLNYLLKVWFALEAGRQLSDDRKAGALELLLSTPLTVKEILHGHLLALRRQFQWPVTVVLLVCFLFMILGALDANLRPDTEHPALWILLWAAGMVILVADLAGLYWLGMWRGLTAKGPIHAAGVNMACILLLPWGIALIAIVPPSLGGLGGVETRNEKYVLGLWVGLCLAVDLGFGLWARRKLHAEFRRAAARGYEPRPKFWKR
- a CDS encoding ABC transporter permease subunit gives rise to the protein MTFLPIVDRELRVAARRRITYRIRTWAAIIALVVGFFAFFPAVLAGAYGSTGKSLYTALTNSVFGLCLLAGVLFTADCLSEEKRESTLGLLFLTDLRGYDVVLGKFMAMSLNAFYGLLAILPITGLSLLLGGLTGGEFWRTTLALVNVLFVSLAAGICVSAFGRESQRVMGATLGLVILLAAGPSLAALIGRALRLPLQWECWAWISPYQAFSNALEPDYLRQPGMFWRALAVSHGVGWLLLALASTVLPHRWEERAAAGGAGGLLRRWAQPTRSGIGARAKARQELLPVNPVLWLLSSGPDLRRLAWIIVCAWGVVVLATTLFAPNEGGVFALGMYGVRPFGFLLKWLLALQACRFFVEARRNGTLETLLCTPVTSRDIIRGQVLALRRDFQRPVIIFLVLLFVPAVVRLLAVGSSGSSELGMAALGLGLGGIYSLRMLADCYALGAFGMWLALTVKKPGLAPGFTILFVLLLPSALCWLDIFADIVFILWGVTKLKQSDLRSLLAQQYQPVTDDIRPRSQPPSPPEAA